Proteins from a genomic interval of Euleptes europaea isolate rEulEur1 chromosome 18, rEulEur1.hap1, whole genome shotgun sequence:
- the LOC130490703 gene encoding olfactory receptor 14I1-like → MLSDAVERIDAVRFNEEMGNQTTVKEFFLLGYTNVLELQILHFVMFLSIYLAALVGNFLLILTVVQNESLHSPMYFFLANLSLSDACYISATVPKSMEISMTNSKLISFSGCSIQLFLVVTCAGAELTFLTVMAYDRYVAICHPLQYAAVMNWNACIQMAAASWISSLINAAMHTANTFRLHFCTSKVKQYFCDIPQLLMISCTDATASVMVLLIETVVVCSFCFFYILASYGLIFSAVFKMQSAQARAKAFSTCIPHLAVFCLFLSTGVFSYLRPKSLSSPLVDPLAAVLYTILPPLLNPVIYSLRNKEIQAAMQKMSKNLFGFHFII, encoded by the exons ATGTTGTCTGATGCAGTGGAACGTATTGATGCC GTTCGTTTCAATGAAGAAATGGGAAATCAAACAACTGTGAAAGAATTCTTTCTTTTGGGATATACTAATGTCCTAGAGCTGCAGATTTTACATTTTGTGATGTTTCTGTCCATTTATTTGGCAGCCTTGGTGGGAAACTTCCTTCTGATCCTGACTGTAGTCCAGAACGAATCCCTTCATAgtcccatgtatttcttcctagCCAACCTCTCCTTATCAGATGCGTGCTATATCTCTGCCACTGTCCCCAAATCCATGGAAATTTCCATGACAAACAGCAAACTGATTTCTTTCTCTGGATGCAGCATCCAATTGTTTTTAGTTGTCACATGTGCTGGTGCTGAGTTGACTTTTCTTACTGTCATGGCTTACGATCGCTATGTAGCAATTTGTCATCCTCTACAGTACGCAGCGGTCATGAACTGGAATGCCTGCATCCAAATGGCAGCAGCTTCTTGGATTAGCAGCCTAATCAATGCTGCTATGCACACTGCAAACACATTCAGGTTGCATTTTTGCACCTCTAAGGTTAAACAATATTTCTGTGATATCCCCCAGTTACTAATGATATCTTGCACTGACGCAACAGCCAGTGTCATGGTTCTTCTCATTGAAACAGTGGTTGTTTGCTCATTTTGCTTTTTTTATATCTTAGCTTCTTACGGGCTCATCTTCTCAGCAGTGTTTAAAATGCAATCAGCCCAGGCCAGGGCCAAAGCCTTTTCCACTTGCATTCCACATTTGGCTGTGTTCTGCTTGTTTCTGTCTACTGGTGTATTTTCTTACTTGAGACCAAAATCTTTATCTTCACCACTAGTGGACCCTCTGGCTGCTGTATTGTATACCATTTTGCCACCGCTCTTGAAtcctgttatttatagtctgagaAACAAAGAAATCCAAGCAGCTATGCAGAAAATGTCAAAGAATCTTTTTGGATTTCACTTTATAATCTGA